The following are from one region of the Streptomyces rubrogriseus genome:
- a CDS encoding glycoside hydrolase family 43 protein yields MPPLTGSPPNGTWKLSRRVRGTVASLVSGALLALLLLVASAGSAQADRTALRAADPSVIRVGDTYVSVQSTGGGIAVRRAASTAALAAAPARQVWSDARGRGEVWAPEIVRDGGRYYIYFTAGRGAAHRMYVISSTAADSGYTAESELALPDDKWAIDGTLFTFEGQRWFVWSGWAGDTNVEQNLYIARMSGPTTPTGARYVISQPRESWERVVGNPFINEGPEPVKDPDGQLHIAYSANGSWSDQYCLADLRLRAGGDPTYVWDWYKSNGCLFGSHRATMMAGWDPTLYVDGPGHHSFVLLDGDIATSPPAGPRFPLMFHAVAKGTPYSWENRYWYTGTFCWWGGTTYSRANVPGPTSDIGWSLKFFE; encoded by the coding sequence ATGCCGCCCCTGACCGGAAGCCCGCCGAACGGGACCTGGAAGCTCTCCCGCCGCGTTCGCGGCACCGTCGCCTCCCTGGTGTCCGGTGCCCTCCTCGCCCTCCTGCTCCTGGTGGCCTCCGCCGGGTCCGCGCAGGCGGACCGGACCGCGCTGCGGGCCGCCGATCCGAGCGTGATCCGGGTCGGCGACACCTACGTCTCGGTGCAGTCCACCGGTGGCGGCATCGCCGTACGCCGGGCCGCGTCCACGGCCGCGCTGGCGGCGGCGCCCGCCCGCCAGGTCTGGTCGGACGCGCGTGGCCGCGGCGAGGTGTGGGCGCCCGAGATCGTCCGGGACGGCGGCCGCTACTACATCTACTTCACGGCCGGCCGCGGCGCGGCCCACCGGATGTACGTGATCAGCTCCACCGCCGCGGACAGCGGCTACACGGCCGAGAGCGAGCTGGCCCTGCCGGACGACAAGTGGGCCATCGACGGCACACTGTTCACCTTCGAGGGGCAGCGGTGGTTCGTCTGGTCGGGCTGGGCCGGCGACACCAACGTCGAACAGAACCTCTACATCGCGCGGATGAGCGGCCCGACCACACCGACCGGGGCGCGGTACGTCATCTCGCAACCGAGGGAGAGCTGGGAGCGGGTGGTGGGCAACCCGTTCATCAACGAGGGGCCCGAGCCCGTCAAGGACCCCGACGGTCAGCTGCACATCGCCTACTCCGCCAACGGCAGCTGGAGCGACCAGTACTGCCTGGCCGACCTGCGGCTGCGGGCCGGCGGCGACCCGACGTACGTGTGGGACTGGTACAAGTCCAACGGCTGCCTCTTCGGGTCGCACCGCGCCACGATGATGGCGGGCTGGGACCCCACCCTGTACGTCGACGGGCCCGGTCACCACAGCTTCGTCCTGCTCGACGGAGACATCGCCACGAGCCCGCCCGCCGGCCCCAGGTTCCCCCTGATGTTCCACGCGGTCGCGAAGGGGACGCCGTACTCGTGGGAGAACCGGTACTGGTACACCGGCACCTTCTGCTGGTGGGGCGGGACCACCTACAGCCGGGCCAACGTCCCGGGCCCCACCAGCGACATCGGCTGGAGTCTCAAGTTCTTCGAATAG